TACTGCACATGAACCACAAACACCACTTTTACATCCACATCTAAAAGATAAAGAAGAATCAATTTCTTCTTTTATTTCGATTAGTGCTTTTAATAAATTTGTATTATTAACTTCATATTTAGTGATAGTTGATTCATTTGATAACTCTTTGTTAAATCTTCTAATATTAATTTTCATCTTCTACCTCAAACTTAAATACAATTTCATCATTTATTAATTGAATTATTGAAGATTTATTGTAGTTTATATCTTTATTTGGGAAATCAATTCTAAAGTGAGAACCTCTACTCTCTTCTCTATTTAATGAACTTAAAACAACAAGTTTTGATACTAGAAGAATATTAAGAAATTCTAATAAATCAATAAGATTTTTATTATAAATTTTTGATTTATCCTCTATTCCCATTTTATTTCTATCTTTTGATATATCATTTATGATATTTTGAAATTCAATTAATTTATTTCTCTCTTTGAAAATTCCGACATCTTCGAAAAGTTTATTTGACAAATAGTCTTTTATTTTATAAAAGTTTATTTCACTTTTTTTCTCATAAAATTCAGAAATTTTCTCTTTCATTTTTATTTCTTGATTTGAAATTTTTTCATCAAAATTAGCTATATCTTTCGCTTTATTTGACACATAAGTTCCAATATGTCTACCTAATGTAACTATTTCAAGTAAAGAGTTTCCACCTAATCTATTTGCACCATGAATTGAAGCATTTGCACACTCTCCAACAGCAAAAAGGTTAATTATATTTGTTTCACCATTGATATTTGTTTTTATTCCTCCCATTGAATAATGAGCTGAGGGAATTATTGGTAAAAGTTCATCTTCAATTTTTATATTTGAAAACTCAAATGCAAGTTTCCTTTCTTGAGGAATTAATTCATTAATTTTATCTAGCCCTAAATGTCTTAAATCAAGAAAAATTTTTTCTTTATTTAAAATTCTTTCATAAATTGCCTTTGTTACTTCATCCCTTGATTTTAGTTCATCAATAAATCTATTTCCATCTTTATCAACTAAATAAGCACCCTCACCTCTAGCACTTTCACTTATAAGTATATTTGTATTAACTAAAGTCGTAGGATGAAATTGTACAAACTCCATATTTGAAAGTTTAACACCTGCTCTAAAAGCTACTGCAAGACCATCTGCACTATTTGAATAAGAATTTGTTGTATTATTTGAATATATACCGGCATAACCACCTGTTGCTAATATAGTTGTTTTAGCATAAATTGTGGCAATATTACCATTTTTAATATCTAAAAATATTGCACCTTTACAAATGTCATTTTCTATTATCAATTCTAATAAAAAATATTCATAACAAAAATCAATATTCTCTTTTAGACATTGATCAAATAGCGTATGCATTATCTTTAAACCAGTATAATCACTTGAATAGCATGTTCTTAGATGTTTAGTTCCACCAAATTTTCTTTGAGAGAATTTGCCATTTTTAGTTCTATTAAAAGGTACACCTATTGAGTCAAGCCAAAGAATAGTATCTTTTGCATTTTTACATAAGAAAGTTATATTTTTTTTATTTGCTAGCAAATGAGAAGCATTGTAGGTATCATTTATATGATTTTCAATTGAATCATTATCTTCATATAAAACTGCATTAATCCCACCTTGGGCTTGTACAGTTTGAGAGTGAGTAGGAAATGTTTTTGAAACAACTAAAACATTTGAATTATTTTTTTTTGCATTAAGTGCTGCAGTTAACCCTGCTCCACCTGAACCAATTATTAGTACATCTATCATTTTTAGTCCCAAAACTCTTTTAATGGTTCTTCTTTTTCTTTATTACTTTTATAATCTAATTCAAATTCTAATTTTTCAAGTTCATCAATAGTGCTTTTATAATCATCTTTTTCACTCTCTATTTTTTCTATTATTTCCTCTTTTTTAGTTTCAACTTTTTCAGTTAAAGAATGATTTTTATTTTTATCTTTTAGATTTATATATTCTGAAATAATTCTTTCATACTCGTTAAAATCTAAAAGTATAATTCCTGGTTTTCCATCTCTTAAAATGATTGCTTTTTCTATCTCTTTCTTATTTAATTTATCAAAGATATTTTTACTTTTTCTTACTAATTCTGTTGAAGAAAACATCTCTTTTGATGTATATTGTAATAGTGACATCCTAATCCTTTTACGTATTATAATATGTATTATAACACATAATTTAAAAATAAATTTATTAATAATTAATAAAATTGTAGAAAAAACATATAGTAACAAGTGCTATATTTAGCTATTTTATTCCAATATTGAGATATTTATAATAAGTATTATATTTATAATTTAATTGGACTTATAAAATTAAATATTTTAAAATATATAAGATTTAATTTTTTGTTTTAAATAGAGTAAAATATGATATTAATGATGATTTATATAAAGAGTTTAAAATGTCTAGAATAAATATATTCTAGGCATTTTTTATTTTGAGAAGATTTGTTCAGCCCACTCTGTTATTGGACCTCTAAGAACTTTTTGTAATTTAATTGCGAATATATTTACAATATTATCTTCGTTTTTTGTTGATTTTAATAACGTTGTCAGAGCATTTGTATATTTATTTACGTAGAAGTTATCAATTTGTTTATTTGAACCTAAGATAACAACTTTACATGAACTATCTATTCTTGATAATACCATTTGCATTGTTTTATTTGACATATTTTGTGCTTCATCTATAATTATAAATGAGTTTGAAAGGGTTCTACCCCTCATCTCCCCTACCCACATAGTTTCAATTCCATAATTACTAATCATTTGATCAATTCTTTCTGTAACTTCTCTATCATCTAATTCAGATATTGTTGTATCAGGATTCTTTTTGCTTCTTTTTCTTTTATGTTCACTTCTTATTATATAATCAAGACTATCCATTAAAGGATGATTGTAGATTTTAAATTTTTCTTCTAATCCTGGAAGATAACCTACATCTTCACCTTTATCTAAAGATTCAATAGAATTTCTAATATATATTATTTTTTGAAAGAATTTTTGACGAACAAGTTTTAATGCACCACTTAGTGCTAAAAGAGTTTTCCCAGAACCTGCTTTTGCTTCTACAATTAATACATTGTAAAAATGACTTAAAATAGCATCACTAAAAAATAGTTGCTCTTTATTTAAAGGTGTAATTACTTGGTCTCTAATTTCAGCTTCATCAAGTAGTTTGATTCTTTTATTTTGTATATTTGCTAATAAAACTTGATCAGATGATTTAACTTTAAAACAGTATGAGAAATTGTAAGGTTTGTATTCAGGGTCGTATTTATCGATATTTTGATTGTCAATAAATTCTAAATCGTCAAAATTTATATCAATCTCTTTAATAAAATCAAAATCAAAAACATCTTTATCTTTACCAACTAATGCATCAGTTTTTATATCAAGAGAAATAGCTCTTGTTCTAGCCATGATATCTAAAGATAAAAATTCAACTTGATTTTTATAATAACTATTTGCAAATGTTGCAATTTCTAAGATTTTTCTATCATTTATTATATTTAAAGATATATTTTTAATATTAACTTCATATTCATCTTTTGAAATGATATCTATGATAGTATTCTTTTCATTTTCAATTTTAACTCTAATTATTTTATATGAATCTTTTTTTATACTATTTATTATTGATGAATTCTCTAAAATCCTTGCAAACTCTCTAGCTTGAAAATTAATTTCATCAAAACCACTTTTTTTTGTGTCAATTTCATCAAGAACAGTTTCAGGAAGAATTATTAAGTTTCTCCCCTCCTGAGAGAGTTTATATACGTTTGAAGCATCTTCAAGAAGGATATTTGTATCTAATACATAATATTTGTCAAAATTCATTATTTAGCCTTTTTAGGTTTCATTATTACATAAGAAATATATGCAAATAGTATAACAATAATTGCAGTAAATAAAATAGAAAAAGATTTTGTAATCACGTAGCCAACAATAAGAATAGATAACATAGTTGGCATTTCATTGTACATTCTAAAAAATTTACCACTTTTTTTACAAGTATTATTTTCTAAATCTTTTCTATATTTTTCTAAAGATAAAGAATAGATAATTAATAAAGCTAAAGAGAGAAGTTTTGCTAACATCCAAGGATTTTGAGTAAAATCTAATAAAATAGGATTTAATGCAAGCATTGTAGCACCACTAAAAATAGTAGCCCACATAGCAGGAGCTCCAATATATTTATAAATCTTGTACTCTTGAATTTTAACTACTTCCACAAACTCTTTTTTTTCTATATTTTCTACATGATATACAAAAAGTCTTGGTAAATAAAACAGCATCGCCATCCATGACATAAAAGCAACAACGTGAAAAGTTAAAACCCAAGTGTAGTATTCCATTCTTTAATCCTCTTTTTTATTTTTAATTTTATCTAACCAATCATTTAAAGTTTTTTCAAAACCTATATTTGAATTATTATATAAATTCAAATCTTCTTTTAAATATTTTTGTTCAACATATCCACCAAAATCATGGGGGTATAAATAGCCTATATGCTGTGAATCAAGATGTTTTGGTATATCAAGTATCTTTCCATCTTTTATTTGTTGTAGAGCTTTATTTACAGCTTTATAAGCACTATTTGATTTAGGACTTGATGCAAGATATATAGCACACTGAGAAAGAATGATTCTTGATTCTGGATAACCAATTTTATTACATGCAATCATTGTATTTACTGCTAGATTTAAAGCATTTGGATTTGCATTTCCAATATCTTCGCTTGCAAATATTACTAATCTTCTTGTAATAAAATCTACACTTTCTCCACCATTTATTAATCTACTCATATAATATAAAGCTGCATCAATATTTGAACCTCTTAATGACTTAATCATAGCACTTGCTAAATCATAATGAGTATCAGAAGATGAAACTCCATCCCCTATTACATTTTCCCTTAACTCTTTTAATAAAGTTAAGTCTATATCTTTTGATACTTTATATGCAAAATTTAGAAGTGTAAGCATAGCTCTTGCATCACCAGAACTAGATGTTATCAAATACTCTTTTGCTTCATTTGTAAGAGTTATATCAATATCTTTTAAAGCAATATAAAGAATCTTATTCATTTCTTCTTTTGTAAAAGCTTTAAATTCATAAAGAAAAGCTCTTGAACGAATTGCAGATGTTAGTGTAAAAAAAGGATTTTCTGTACTTGCTCCAATAATAATTGCATCATAATTTTCCATTATAGGGAGTAAAACTTCTTGTTGATTTTTTGATAATCTATGTACTTCATCAATAAAAATAAGAGGTTTAATTAAACTTCCTTTATATTTATCAAAGACTTTTCGCAAATCTTCTACTTTGATACTTGTAGCATTAAAATAGTAATAATCTGTATTTATTTCACGAGCAATTATTTTGGCTAAAGTAGTTTTTCCAGTTCCTGGTTTACCATAAAAAAATAGATGAGGAATCTCTTTTTGTTTGATTAGTTTATAAAGTGCTTTTTCTTTGCCAATAATGTGAGATTGACCAACAAATGTATCTAAACTTGTTGGTCTTAATTTATTAGATAGATCTATCATCTTCATTCATAAAGATTCTTAGATTTTTGTATTCTTCTTTTGTTAAAAATCTTGATTTTCCAGTTGGTAGATTATTTAAAGAGATTCCACCATACTCTAATCTTTTTAAATCAAGTACATCAAGACCAAAGTGAGCGAAAAATCTTCTTAATTCTCTATTTTTCCCCTCAGAAATCACAACTTTAATTTTAGAGTATTTTTCTCCATTTGTTTGAATATCATAAGCTAAAAAAGGTGCAAAAGACATAGATTTTATTTTACTATTTTTATGTGCACCTGTTCTTGCATCTTCAATTGTAATTCCATTTTGCATAGCTTCTTCAACTGATTTAGATATTACACCATTAACTTTGATTTTATAAACTCTTTCTAAATCAGAGTGCATTAAAGCATCAACAACTTCAACATTATCAGATAATAGTAATAATCCTTCACTTGCGTAGTCAAGTCTTCCTACACTTAAAAAATGTTTATATTTTTTTTCAAGTGAATCATAGATTGTTTTTCTTCCTTGAGGGTCTTTTTTTGAAACAATTTCACCTTTTGGTTTATTGTAAACAATTACAGTATAAATCTTATTTTTATCTTCTTTGATATTTTTTTTACCAATTTGCACTTCATCTTTTGATGAAACTTTTGTTGCAAGATTAGTAACTACTTTACCATTAACTTTTACTCTACCCTCTTCTATCAGCTTATCAGCTTCTCTTCTTGAGTAGTTACTGTTGTGAGATAAAAATTTATTTAATCTTGTTAACTCTTCTTGTATCTCTTCTGTTTTCTTTTTGCCAGAATGGCTTTTATTTTCTTTCATTATTTTATACCAGCTTCGATTAAATCGTGAATATGTAGCACTCCAACTAATTTATCATTTTCATCTGTAACGATAAGTAGTTGTATCTTGTAGTTTTCAATAACTTGAAGTGCATCACTTGCCAGAAGTTCTTTGTTTTTTAAAGTTTTAGGATTTAATGTTGCAATTTCTTCAACTTTGCATTCTAAAGAGAATTTCTCATTCATTAATGCTCTTCTTAAATCTCCATCACTTAATAATCCAAATACTTTATTATCTTCATCTGTAATAATAACACTTCCAAGTCTTCCTTGACTCATTATTAAAATAGCGTCTTTAAGTCGAGTTTCACGTGAAACGACAGGTAGATTTTCTTTTCTTAATAAATCATCAACTTTTATGAATAGTTTTTTACCTAAACTTCCACCTGGGTGAAATGATGCAAAATCTTCTTTTTTGAAATCTCTTCTTTTCATTAAACAAACAGCAAGTGCATCGCCCATTGCCATTGTTAAAGTTGTAGAAGATGTTGGTGCTGTATCAAGTGGACAAGCCTCTTTTTCAACATAAATATTGATAAAAACATCTGAATATTTTGCTAATGTAGAATTTTCACTTCTTGCCATACCAATAAGAGGAATATTTAATCTTTTTAGATGAGGCAAAATTTGTACTAATTCTTCACTTTCACCACTATATGAAATTCCAAGAACAATATCATCTTTACCAATCATTCCTAAATCGCCATGCATTGCTTCTGTAGGATGCAAAAAGAAAGAACTTGTTCCTGTACTTGCTAATGTTGCAGCAATTTTAGTACCTACAAGTCCTGATTTACCAACACCAGAGATAATTAATTTACCTTTGCAATTGATAATTAAATCAATTGCTTTTTCAATATCAAAAGATATATTTTGTGCTGCTCTTTCAAGTTCATTTGCTTCAGTTA
The genomic region above belongs to Arcobacter ellisii and contains:
- a CDS encoding FAD-binding protein is translated as MIDVLIIGSGGAGLTAALNAKKNNSNVLVVSKTFPTHSQTVQAQGGINAVLYEDNDSIENHINDTYNASHLLANKKNITFLCKNAKDTILWLDSIGVPFNRTKNGKFSQRKFGGTKHLRTCYSSDYTGLKIMHTLFDQCLKENIDFCYEYFLLELIIENDICKGAIFLDIKNGNIATIYAKTTILATGGYAGIYSNNTTNSYSNSADGLAVAFRAGVKLSNMEFVQFHPTTLVNTNILISESARGEGAYLVDKDGNRFIDELKSRDEVTKAIYERILNKEKIFLDLRHLGLDKINELIPQERKLAFEFSNIKIEDELLPIIPSAHYSMGGIKTNINGETNIINLFAVGECANASIHGANRLGGNSLLEIVTLGRHIGTYVSNKAKDIANFDEKISNQEIKMKEKISEFYEKKSEINFYKIKDYLSNKLFEDVGIFKERNKLIEFQNIINDISKDRNKMGIEDKSKIYNKNLIDLLEFLNILLVSKLVVLSSLNREESRGSHFRIDFPNKDINYNKSSIIQLINDEIVFKFEVEDEN
- a CDS encoding CopD family protein, encoding MEYYTWVLTFHVVAFMSWMAMLFYLPRLFVYHVENIEKKEFVEVVKIQEYKIYKYIGAPAMWATIFSGATMLALNPILLDFTQNPWMLAKLLSLALLIIYSLSLEKYRKDLENNTCKKSGKFFRMYNEMPTMLSILIVGYVITKSFSILFTAIIVILFAYISYVIMKPKKAK
- a CDS encoding pseudouridine synthase: MKENKSHSGKKKTEEIQEELTRLNKFLSHNSNYSRREADKLIEEGRVKVNGKVVTNLATKVSSKDEVQIGKKNIKEDKNKIYTVIVYNKPKGEIVSKKDPQGRKTIYDSLEKKYKHFLSVGRLDYASEGLLLLSDNVEVVDALMHSDLERVYKIKVNGVISKSVEEAMQNGITIEDARTGAHKNSKIKSMSFAPFLAYDIQTNGEKYSKIKVVISEGKNRELRRFFAHFGLDVLDLKRLEYGGISLNNLPTGKSRFLTKEEYKNLRIFMNEDDRSI
- a CDS encoding KpsF/GutQ family sugar-phosphate isomerase, with the protein product MDFKQIVRDVLLTEANELERAAQNISFDIEKAIDLIINCKGKLIISGVGKSGLVGTKIAATLASTGTSSFFLHPTEAMHGDLGMIGKDDIVLGISYSGESEELVQILPHLKRLNIPLIGMARSENSTLAKYSDVFINIYVEKEACPLDTAPTSSTTLTMAMGDALAVCLMKRRDFKKEDFASFHPGGSLGKKLFIKVDDLLRKENLPVVSRETRLKDAILIMSQGRLGSVIITDEDNKVFGLLSDGDLRRALMNEKFSLECKVEEIATLNPKTLKNKELLASDALQVIENYKIQLLIVTDENDKLVGVLHIHDLIEAGIK
- a CDS encoding PhoH family protein: MNFDKYYVLDTNILLEDASNVYKLSQEGRNLIILPETVLDEIDTKKSGFDEINFQAREFARILENSSIINSIKKDSYKIIRVKIENEKNTIIDIISKDEYEVNIKNISLNIINDRKILEIATFANSYYKNQVEFLSLDIMARTRAISLDIKTDALVGKDKDVFDFDFIKEIDINFDDLEFIDNQNIDKYDPEYKPYNFSYCFKVKSSDQVLLANIQNKRIKLLDEAEIRDQVITPLNKEQLFFSDAILSHFYNVLIVEAKAGSGKTLLALSGALKLVRQKFFQKIIYIRNSIESLDKGEDVGYLPGLEEKFKIYNHPLMDSLDYIIRSEHKRKRSKKNPDTTISELDDREVTERIDQMISNYGIETMWVGEMRGRTLSNSFIIIDEAQNMSNKTMQMVLSRIDSSCKVVILGSNKQIDNFYVNKYTNALTTLLKSTKNEDNIVNIFAIKLQKVLRGPITEWAEQIFSK
- a CDS encoding replication-associated recombination protein A, which translates into the protein MIDLSNKLRPTSLDTFVGQSHIIGKEKALYKLIKQKEIPHLFFYGKPGTGKTTLAKIIAREINTDYYYFNATSIKVEDLRKVFDKYKGSLIKPLIFIDEVHRLSKNQQEVLLPIMENYDAIIIGASTENPFFTLTSAIRSRAFLYEFKAFTKEEMNKILYIALKDIDITLTNEAKEYLITSSSGDARAMLTLLNFAYKVSKDIDLTLLKELRENVIGDGVSSSDTHYDLASAMIKSLRGSNIDAALYYMSRLINGGESVDFITRRLVIFASEDIGNANPNALNLAVNTMIACNKIGYPESRIILSQCAIYLASSPKSNSAYKAVNKALQQIKDGKILDIPKHLDSQHIGYLYPHDFGGYVEQKYLKEDLNLYNNSNIGFEKTLNDWLDKIKNKKED